In the Hyphomicrobiales bacterium genome, one interval contains:
- a CDS encoding conserved hypothetical protein (Evidence 4 : Unknown function but conserved in other organisms), with the protein MSSMDAEVFRAAFEAHTSDRVRGEPNFFTRRMAILLADMDGTKPRDAVLRCEALGLLRVGAWSWFVRNGGITSDQVEQVRSERIPDVA; encoded by the coding sequence ATGTCCAGCATGGACGCTGAGGTTTTCCGTGCGGCGTTCGAAGCGCACACGTCTGACCGGGTTCGCGGCGAGCCGAACTTCTTCACTCGCAGAATGGCTATCCTGCTGGCCGATATGGACGGAACGAAACCGCGCGACGCGGTCCTGCGCTGCGAGGCTCTCGGCTTGCTCAGGGTCGGCGCCTGGTCCTGGTTCGTTCGGAACGGCGGTATTACCTCTGACCAGGTCGAGCAGGTCCGATCTGAAAGGATTCCCGATGTCGCGTGA
- a CDS encoding conserved hypothetical protein (Evidence 4 : Unknown function but conserved in other organisms) — MSREKLVFDHIPQMAETFGEPCSNCNLFDGLCQKGHRTKTVGIATGHIPEAYVRRVGGCSDHVFREGDWYGEEPVRPFSRDYGGTKTNLLV, encoded by the coding sequence ATGTCGCGTGAGAAGCTTGTCTTCGACCACATCCCTCAGATGGCCGAGACCTTCGGTGAACCCTGCAGCAACTGCAATCTCTTCGACGGCCTCTGCCAGAAGGGGCATCGGACGAAGACCGTCGGCATCGCCACCGGGCACATCCCGGAAGCCTATGTGCGCCGCGTAGGCGGCTGCAGTGACCACGTGTTCCGAGAAGGCGACTGGTACGGCGAGGAGCCTGTCCGGCCGTTCAGTCGCGACTACGGGGGCACGAAGACCAATCTGTTGGTCTGA
- a CDS encoding conserved hypothetical protein (Evidence 4 : Unknown function but conserved in other organisms) has translation MADDKSNRGPQDRSRISLSEDYEVRYWTEKFGVSKAELEAAVKKAGPSADAVEKELKKR, from the coding sequence ATGGCAGACGACAAAAGCAATCGGGGCCCTCAGGACCGTTCGCGCATCAGCTTGAGCGAGGACTACGAGGTCCGCTACTGGACCGAAAAATTCGGGGTCTCGAAGGCGGAGCTCGAAGCGGCGGTCAAGAAGGCAGGACCATCCGCGGATGCCGTTGAGAAAGAGCTGAAGAAGCGCTGA
- a CDS encoding conserved hypothetical protein (Evidence 4 : Unknown function but conserved in other organisms), with protein sequence MKIVIIADKLSSFRVWALAARTVFPELDLQRSIALTINPYSQRIFAFPKRLNASDFPFAGPPSFTEVDLSIPATYHGTHGAVSTPKVRNFDGAPISMAHSDVVRRMHEADLILDGADPWPSDKAMFDLIWTQTFGDGPEQTIAAPFALDHSAGVTVAALELANKERGRAGVAHLIRYGRSKWRFQFGFTVNSNAILKPLQRAAGCAPDAPPLSPFSLQLLYALRDSGPLSGSKIVDLMSRWSGSGRYPKRGDGSVRMTSFGSPASRLLIIENLQKAGLVTSGDSEPLEVSPTGSRLLEMLHPDCQDPDLSFRLDEWFRLPEPEAQMKVDRYLRTFFGKQMRFQGGLSIG encoded by the coding sequence ATGAAAATTGTCATCATTGCGGACAAGCTGTCCTCTTTTCGCGTTTGGGCTCTTGCAGCTCGGACCGTTTTCCCCGAACTCGACCTTCAGCGATCAATCGCTCTCACGATCAACCCATACTCCCAGCGCATCTTCGCGTTCCCCAAGCGGCTGAACGCGTCAGACTTCCCGTTTGCCGGCCCGCCTTCCTTCACCGAGGTCGACCTGAGCATTCCGGCCACATATCACGGAACGCACGGCGCCGTTTCGACTCCGAAAGTGCGAAATTTCGACGGAGCACCTATCTCCATGGCTCACTCGGATGTCGTGCGTCGGATGCACGAAGCTGACCTCATCCTGGACGGGGCTGATCCTTGGCCTTCCGACAAAGCGATGTTTGATTTGATCTGGACACAAACCTTCGGCGACGGGCCTGAACAAACCATCGCGGCCCCCTTCGCGCTTGACCATTCTGCCGGCGTGACAGTTGCTGCTCTAGAGCTAGCAAACAAAGAGCGGGGTAGGGCAGGGGTTGCTCACTTGATCCGTTACGGCCGATCCAAGTGGCGTTTCCAGTTCGGATTTACGGTCAACTCCAACGCGATCCTGAAGCCTCTGCAACGAGCTGCGGGTTGCGCGCCAGACGCTCCGCCCTTGTCGCCTTTTTCGCTCCAGCTTCTCTACGCCCTCAGAGATTCCGGGCCACTGTCGGGAAGCAAAATCGTCGACCTCATGTCGCGGTGGAGCGGATCCGGAAGGTATCCGAAGCGGGGCGATGGCTCTGTCCGCATGACCAGCTTCGGCAGCCCTGCATCAAGGTTGCTGATCATCGAGAACCTCCAGAAGGCGGGACTCGTCACCAGCGGAGATTCCGAACCCCTGGAGGTTTCTCCGACCGGCAGTCGACTTCTCGAAATGCTTCATCCCGATTGCCAAGATCCCGACTTGTCGTTCAGGCTCGACGAGTGGTTCAGACTCCCGGAGCCGGAAGCGCAAATGAAGGTCGATCGCTACCTTCGAACGTTCTTCGGCAAGCAGATGCGTTTCCAGGGAGGCCTGTCGATCGGCTGA
- a CDS encoding conserved hypothetical protein (Evidence 4 : Unknown function but conserved in other organisms): MADPTEHALIIEIPRSSLPDADVVSEIVSLEAELAAALNDLGAVDGHDLGLMLGPETGGGLTGASIYIYGQSAEAMFAAIQPVLAANAMSADSTVRMREGKPGTEEKRIEMQSRIPPPGVRLQ, encoded by the coding sequence ATGGCAGATCCGACCGAGCACGCCCTCATCATCGAAATCCCACGCTCGTCTCTGCCAGATGCGGATGTCGTCTCCGAAATTGTAAGCCTCGAGGCAGAGCTCGCCGCCGCGCTGAATGACCTTGGAGCAGTCGACGGCCATGATCTCGGTCTGATGCTCGGACCAGAGACGGGCGGCGGGCTGACTGGCGCCAGCATCTATATCTACGGGCAGAGCGCGGAAGCCATGTTCGCGGCAATCCAACCTGTGCTCGCTGCGAATGCCATGAGCGCGGACAGCACGGTGCGCATGCGCGAAGGAAAGCCTGGCACGGAAGAGAAGCGGATCGAGATGCAGTCTCGAATCCCTCCGCCGGGCGTGCGCCTGCAGTGA
- a CDS encoding conserved hypothetical protein (Evidence 4 : Unknown function but conserved in other organisms), with protein MFAWGSALLKSVAANPAQLAEDVVGMIRQHAGHLPQVELDFVSDLSLLWVTIVPEPKPIFTFELLNSLGKVQQAIMDLWGTRYLDCPVRFLAFRGRGPIFTLGGDLDFYLDCLAKNDRPAMLEYARVSGEDAARNASCLGGLTITLSTIHAKAIGGGIDAPRSCNLMIAEEQASFSYPEVKFNHFPITAIAVLGRKMGNSAALKLLHSGDELTARAFFEAGGLDEVVPNGTGVDWIEKYARDTLPIHAARLALFSAFHRRTGNMKEELQHLGEAWVDNMMRLSPTAIAKLQRIAQTQDKMLARLYAAATPAPTLAPAPEMG; from the coding sequence ATGTTTGCCTGGGGGTCAGCCTTGCTCAAGTCCGTCGCAGCCAATCCGGCGCAGCTCGCCGAGGACGTCGTCGGAATGATCCGTCAGCACGCCGGACATCTGCCGCAAGTCGAGCTCGATTTCGTCTCCGATCTGAGCCTCCTCTGGGTGACCATCGTCCCCGAGCCGAAGCCGATCTTCACCTTCGAGCTGCTCAACAGCCTCGGGAAGGTGCAGCAGGCGATCATGGATTTGTGGGGCACCCGCTACCTCGACTGCCCCGTGCGGTTCCTCGCCTTCCGCGGACGCGGCCCTATCTTCACGCTCGGCGGCGATCTCGATTTCTATCTCGACTGCCTGGCCAAGAACGATCGACCGGCAATGCTGGAATACGCACGGGTCTCGGGCGAGGACGCCGCGCGCAACGCCAGCTGCCTGGGCGGGCTGACGATCACGCTCTCGACGATCCATGCCAAGGCGATCGGAGGCGGGATCGACGCGCCCCGCTCCTGCAACCTGATGATCGCCGAAGAGCAGGCGTCCTTCAGCTACCCGGAGGTCAAGTTCAACCACTTCCCGATCACGGCGATCGCGGTGCTCGGCCGCAAGATGGGCAACAGCGCGGCGTTGAAGCTGCTCCATTCGGGCGACGAATTGACCGCGCGTGCGTTCTTCGAGGCCGGCGGTCTCGATGAGGTCGTGCCAAACGGCACCGGTGTCGACTGGATCGAGAAGTACGCCAGGGATACGCTGCCGATCCACGCCGCGCGCCTTGCCCTCTTCTCCGCCTTCCATCGCCGGACTGGCAACATGAAGGAGGAGCTGCAGCACCTCGGCGAGGCCTGGGTCGACAACATGATGCGCCTGTCGCCGACTGCGATCGCGAAGCTCCAGCGCATCGCCCAGACGCAGGACAAGATGCTGGCTCGCCTCTACGCCGCGGCGACGCCGGCGCCGACCCTCGCGCCTGCCCCTGAGATGGGCTGA
- a CDS encoding hypothetical protein (Evidence 5 : Unknown function) — MRNGASPSKDFYRTTRQSYQSGLQPRIRLTRRAVNITKSVGEHEG, encoded by the coding sequence ATGCGAAATGGTGCGTCTCCGTCCAAGGATTTCTACCGGACCACCCGCCAATCCTATCAGAGCGGGCTGCAACCGCGGATCAGACTCACTCGCCGCGCCGTCAACATCACGAAATCCGTGGGCGAGCACGAAGGATAG
- a CDS encoding DNA (cytosine-5-)-methyltransferase, translating into MRALDLFCGGGLSSVGAHAAGFTTVAGVDFNPHALSAFGVNNPQARTYCARVEEIDIPALSDEIGPIDAIIASPACTDHSRAKGSRPRDLVNMETALAVLPYARRMLPPILVIENVREMRNWRGYPELLQGLRDIGYGVSEHVLDASDYGVPQTRTRLFIVCLLGRAAPLTIPALRTGRPTVLSILDPKGTWKTRPLAEKVKATRDRVEKAFEALGHDKSFLTVFYGSDGLGYLPLDRQLRTITTLGRFALVEPGPDGHTIRMLQIPELKRAMGVPETFHAGSGSKREQIRVIGNGVCAPVMEAILTHCRDLIRPALAA; encoded by the coding sequence ATGCGAGCTCTTGATCTCTTTTGCGGCGGAGGCCTTTCCTCAGTAGGCGCCCACGCTGCCGGCTTCACCACCGTCGCCGGCGTCGACTTCAATCCGCACGCTCTGTCGGCCTTCGGCGTGAACAATCCTCAGGCCCGCACCTATTGCGCGCGTGTCGAGGAAATCGACATCCCGGCCCTTTCCGACGAGATCGGCCCGATCGACGCCATCATCGCGAGCCCGGCGTGCACCGATCACAGCCGCGCCAAGGGCAGCCGCCCCCGCGACCTGGTCAACATGGAGACAGCGCTTGCGGTGCTGCCCTATGCCCGTCGCATGCTTCCTCCGATCCTGGTGATCGAGAACGTTCGCGAGATGCGGAATTGGCGCGGCTATCCGGAGCTGCTGCAGGGTCTGCGCGACATCGGCTACGGGGTCTCAGAGCACGTTCTGGATGCCAGCGACTATGGCGTCCCGCAGACCCGCACGCGCCTCTTCATCGTCTGCCTGCTCGGGCGCGCGGCACCGCTAACGATACCAGCACTCCGCACCGGCCGCCCCACCGTGCTCTCGATCCTGGATCCGAAGGGAACCTGGAAGACGCGCCCTCTAGCCGAGAAGGTCAAGGCGACGCGCGATCGCGTCGAAAAGGCCTTCGAGGCTCTCGGCCACGACAAATCGTTCCTGACGGTTTTTTACGGCAGCGATGGCCTCGGCTATCTCCCCCTGGATCGCCAGCTGCGGACGATTACCACGCTCGGCAGATTCGCGCTGGTTGAGCCCGGCCCGGATGGTCACACGATCCGAATGCTCCAGATCCCGGAGTTGAAGCGCGCCATGGGAGTGCCGGAGACCTTCCACGCCGGCAGCGGATCGAAGCGCGAACAGATCCGTGTCATCGGTAACGGGGTCTGCGCGCCGGTGATGGAGGCTATCCTGACACACTGCCGGGATCTGATCCGACCGGCGCTTGCCGCGTAG
- a CDS encoding conserved hypothetical protein (Evidence 4 : Unknown function but conserved in other organisms): MTRNAGPYWGDQLQLDTCEDAPFAGYAPFQLRPDHAGLRLLFGSHRVRATRILVQNGLTPRAWIQFEAGGCVCLSALDDDFLETLSATGRCHIIARSADDDRYWIPVCSGRYGPAQHLSGGIFASLNPLMAAY; the protein is encoded by the coding sequence ATGACCAGGAACGCCGGACCCTATTGGGGGGATCAACTGCAGCTCGACACCTGCGAGGACGCGCCCTTTGCAGGATACGCGCCCTTCCAGCTGCGGCCCGATCACGCTGGACTGCGACTGCTGTTCGGCTCGCACCGTGTTCGCGCCACGCGCATTCTCGTGCAGAACGGCCTGACGCCCAGGGCCTGGATCCAGTTCGAGGCCGGCGGCTGCGTCTGCCTTTCCGCTCTCGACGACGACTTTCTCGAAACCCTGTCCGCAACCGGCCGCTGCCACATCATCGCCCGGAGCGCTGATGACGACCGATACTGGATTCCGGTCTGTTCCGGCCGTTACGGCCCCGCGCAGCATCTCTCCGGCGGAATCTTTGCATCCCTGAATCCTTTGATGGCTGCATACTGA
- a CDS encoding conserved hypothetical protein (Evidence 4 : Unknown function but conserved in other organisms), with amino-acid sequence MLDWFQGDPLACDPLIIQIKDKIMKTFLMMLCIPLTTGAGALAYVGLDSWSNTRQNEKNTEIFANQEVATAVAAAGYRLKATFGQPIVAYCDRRDDTGPLPCDPFPTFRGIDIRVASR; translated from the coding sequence GTGCTTGATTGGTTCCAAGGCGACCCGCTCGCCTGCGATCCGCTGATCATCCAGATCAAGGATAAGATCATGAAGACCTTCCTGATGATGCTTTGCATCCCTCTGACTACCGGCGCCGGCGCACTCGCGTACGTCGGGCTCGACAGCTGGAGCAACACTCGCCAGAACGAGAAAAATACCGAGATTTTCGCCAATCAGGAGGTCGCGACCGCGGTCGCTGCCGCCGGCTACCGGCTCAAGGCCACGTTCGGCCAGCCGATCGTGGCCTACTGCGACCGCCGCGATGACACCGGTCCTCTGCCGTGCGATCCCTTCCCCACTTTTCGCGGCATCGACATCCGCGTTGCCAGTCGCTAA
- a CDS encoding AAA_12 domain-containing protein has product MADRSDDKPSPIHGDTSPDATSEAGGAKVTFPKPRPQPPAAKAAAVTRTLLNPRPPPIRRPSPASGDQRNASIAKGIAAWTPDPSRKPSPKRAIDDKPADILSAWTALEVLSPTTYLYPKALADDDEKRIANFNKREPWAGEGEGYLLNGRPKTKLFYQLILGSVRMDSATKSLLTAFEDKNADRQEAKGFAPIAAVTIDAHGVPQEELPIAISSFAWGLPKALDRDLSALGGWQKAEGELASQLGEKLRIKDEDLQVMPLTYAVIADAFDWLVDELGLHPSHVVRPSFAIRVYHFEFSKEPPEPPLLGSFYLTHLAEAAQLEAAGKLPNALKHYLGVIAPPAREDVLKDDQLLASTLSPILMPKGRWPAKGRHPLVLLQQAAVNLAVNQASKSGILAVNGPPGTGKTTLLRDAVAGLVVDRAKAMSEFDDPAKAFTTGTFHKSGQSRLTVSRLAPSLRGFEILVASTNNAAVENVSRELPSLKSIAADAPEMRYFKTVSDHVAGDESTWGLVAAVMGKSSNRRIFRQRAWIDKDHGLRTYLAEAAGFRQLIDEPADPKTGEVRKRRPKIVLQEDPPADHAEALRRWRVARDRFVKAYSEVAGLLMKLEEGRRALGKFEELKQPLKEAEAGIAAAQVKHSGAVANVGKWQEQIALHEARLKQVEAAQKLFAQTSPGPLAKLFRTKAFRRWLDESLEYSKQAIGAHNQVLQAVGVRALAAKAAEDAEVDLKAARSSYIDIEKLVRHAAEQAAGMRAIAGDRIVDTAFFARSREEIQLDSPWISDELHRKRDEVFELALALHKAFAGAAAKPLRDNLEVLFQTFGSGLAWSEKINPMMPDLWSSLFLVVPVLSTTFASAERMLGHLDAEALGWMLVDEAGQAAPQAAVGALARVKNAIIVGDPQQIEPVNSLPTALTEAICRDFGIDSDKWSAPASSVQSLADATSRWGTTFEKDEGSVDVGFPLLVHRRCADPMFSIANEIAYAGLMVHAVQPGHSDIRSILGPSHWIDVRSSHTVDKWCEAEGEAVVQLLHRLDRAGLDTLDLYIVTPFTVVSKRLRELVLRSGALRRWTEKPAEWVKERIGTVHTVQGREADSVIMVLGAPMPANGGARAWAGGQVNLLNLAVTRAKTNFYVVGNRTVWEEAGYFRRLAARITTVA; this is encoded by the coding sequence ATGGCCGACCGTTCCGACGACAAACCATCCCCGATCCACGGCGACACCTCGCCCGATGCTACGAGTGAGGCAGGAGGGGCGAAGGTCACGTTCCCAAAGCCCCGGCCGCAGCCGCCAGCGGCCAAAGCCGCGGCCGTGACGAGAACGCTCCTCAACCCTCGACCGCCGCCGATCAGGAGACCGTCGCCAGCGAGCGGTGACCAACGCAACGCGTCTATCGCCAAGGGAATCGCGGCGTGGACGCCGGATCCGTCTAGGAAGCCGTCCCCGAAGCGAGCGATTGACGACAAGCCCGCCGATATCCTGTCGGCCTGGACCGCCCTCGAAGTGCTGTCGCCCACGACGTACCTGTACCCGAAGGCGCTCGCCGATGATGACGAGAAGCGCATCGCCAACTTCAACAAGCGCGAGCCTTGGGCTGGCGAAGGCGAAGGATACCTCCTCAACGGGCGCCCGAAGACCAAGTTGTTCTACCAACTGATCCTCGGGTCCGTCCGGATGGATTCGGCGACCAAATCCCTGCTGACAGCCTTCGAAGACAAAAATGCGGATAGGCAAGAGGCCAAGGGCTTCGCGCCGATCGCCGCCGTCACGATCGACGCGCACGGCGTGCCGCAGGAAGAGCTCCCGATCGCGATTTCGAGCTTCGCCTGGGGGCTTCCGAAGGCTCTCGATCGCGATCTCTCGGCACTGGGCGGCTGGCAGAAGGCCGAGGGCGAACTCGCTTCGCAGCTCGGCGAGAAGCTGCGCATCAAAGACGAAGATTTGCAGGTCATGCCGCTGACCTATGCGGTGATCGCCGATGCGTTCGATTGGCTGGTCGACGAGCTCGGGCTCCATCCGAGCCATGTCGTGAGGCCGTCCTTCGCCATCCGGGTGTATCACTTCGAATTCTCGAAAGAGCCTCCGGAGCCGCCATTGCTCGGGAGCTTTTATCTCACCCATCTGGCTGAGGCCGCCCAGCTGGAGGCCGCGGGCAAGCTTCCAAACGCGCTCAAGCACTATCTCGGCGTGATTGCCCCGCCGGCGCGCGAGGACGTGCTCAAGGACGACCAGCTTCTCGCCTCGACGCTTTCGCCGATCCTGATGCCGAAGGGGCGCTGGCCGGCGAAGGGGCGTCACCCCCTCGTGCTGCTCCAGCAGGCCGCTGTGAATCTCGCGGTAAACCAGGCCTCGAAGTCCGGCATCCTTGCGGTGAATGGGCCCCCTGGCACTGGAAAGACAACCTTGCTGCGCGATGCGGTTGCGGGGCTCGTGGTCGATCGCGCAAAGGCGATGTCCGAATTCGACGATCCGGCCAAGGCGTTCACGACCGGCACCTTTCATAAGTCCGGCCAGTCGCGCCTCACGGTTTCGCGCCTGGCGCCGAGCCTGCGCGGGTTCGAGATTCTCGTCGCCTCGACCAACAATGCTGCCGTGGAGAACGTCAGTCGCGAGCTTCCCTCGCTGAAGTCTATCGCGGCCGATGCGCCCGAGATGCGCTACTTCAAGACGGTGAGCGACCATGTCGCCGGCGACGAGAGCACCTGGGGCCTCGTCGCGGCGGTGATGGGGAAATCCTCAAATCGCCGGATCTTCCGTCAGCGGGCTTGGATCGACAAGGACCATGGCCTGAGAACCTATCTCGCCGAGGCCGCGGGATTTCGGCAGCTCATCGATGAACCTGCTGACCCGAAAACGGGTGAAGTCCGGAAGAGGCGCCCGAAGATCGTGCTGCAGGAGGATCCTCCCGCGGATCATGCAGAGGCGCTGCGGCGCTGGCGCGTGGCGCGGGATCGATTCGTCAAAGCGTACAGCGAGGTCGCTGGCCTGCTCATGAAGCTGGAGGAGGGCCGCAGAGCGCTCGGTAAATTCGAAGAGCTCAAGCAGCCTCTAAAAGAGGCGGAGGCGGGGATCGCTGCCGCACAAGTGAAGCACAGCGGTGCCGTTGCCAATGTTGGGAAATGGCAGGAGCAGATCGCGCTGCACGAGGCGCGGCTGAAGCAGGTTGAAGCCGCTCAGAAGCTGTTCGCACAAACCAGCCCGGGACCTCTCGCGAAGCTCTTCCGCACGAAGGCATTTCGCCGCTGGCTGGATGAGAGCCTCGAATACAGCAAGCAGGCGATCGGCGCCCACAACCAGGTGCTTCAGGCCGTTGGAGTACGGGCACTCGCGGCGAAGGCTGCCGAGGACGCCGAAGTTGATCTGAAGGCAGCCCGGAGTAGCTATATCGACATCGAGAAGTTGGTGCGCCATGCGGCAGAGCAGGCTGCGGGAATGCGCGCCATCGCCGGGGACCGGATCGTCGACACGGCCTTCTTCGCCCGAAGCCGAGAAGAGATCCAGCTCGACTCGCCTTGGATCAGCGACGAGCTCCACCGGAAGCGTGACGAGGTTTTCGAGCTCGCGCTGGCGCTCCACAAGGCGTTCGCCGGCGCGGCCGCTAAGCCTCTGCGCGATAATCTGGAAGTCCTGTTCCAGACCTTCGGCAGCGGTCTCGCATGGTCGGAAAAGATCAACCCGATGATGCCGGATCTCTGGTCGAGCCTGTTCCTGGTGGTCCCGGTGTTGTCGACCACCTTCGCGTCGGCCGAGCGGATGCTCGGCCACCTCGATGCCGAGGCGCTCGGGTGGATGCTCGTCGACGAGGCCGGTCAGGCCGCCCCGCAAGCGGCCGTGGGTGCGTTAGCGCGCGTAAAGAACGCGATCATCGTGGGCGATCCGCAGCAGATCGAACCCGTCAATTCGCTGCCGACCGCGCTCACAGAAGCGATCTGTCGCGATTTCGGGATCGATTCCGACAAATGGAGCGCGCCTGCGTCATCGGTGCAGTCACTGGCCGACGCGACATCGCGCTGGGGCACGACTTTCGAAAAGGACGAGGGCTCGGTGGACGTTGGTTTCCCGCTCCTCGTTCATCGTCGGTGTGCGGATCCAATGTTCTCGATCGCGAATGAGATCGCCTATGCCGGCCTGATGGTCCATGCGGTCCAGCCGGGGCACTCCGACATCCGATCCATTCTCGGGCCGTCGCATTGGATTGACGTGCGCTCCTCACATACCGTCGACAAATGGTGCGAAGCGGAGGGCGAGGCGGTGGTGCAGCTGCTGCATCGGCTCGATCGGGCGGGCCTGGACACGCTCGATCTGTACATCGTGACACCCTTCACCGTGGTGTCGAAGCGGCTGCGCGAGCTGGTGCTGCGTTCCGGCGCGCTGCGGAGATGGACGGAGAAGCCGGCGGAATGGGTGAAGGAGCGGATCGGCACCGTTCACACCGTCCAGGGGCGCGAGGCAGACAGCGTGATCATGGTGCTCGGCGCGCCGATGCCGGCAAATGGCGGTGCCAGGGCGTGGGCGGGCGGGCAGGTAAACCTGTTGAACCTCGCGGTTACCAGGGCAAAAACTAACTTCTATGTCGTAGGCAACCGGACTGTCTGGGAGGAGGCCGGCTACTTCAGGCGGCTAGCGGCCAGGATCACGACCGTGGCCTAA
- a CDS encoding conserved hypothetical protein (Evidence 4 : Unknown function but conserved in other organisms), whose protein sequence is MTTEAQPDDPTLGGEAWFLADGTRHTGEVFETASGKPFGEVEVDCRSCGGTGRFRFNKRRPCRVCDGEKVVFDQARLYTEAEMAAKESRQRKAAATRESKRVERETNALIGHQAFIDANPELWARMQASDDKFVQDVSMKSIQWGGLTEAQLDAVRNTFKRQDEEKTLYANSAHVGAVGDRIEVEVECRGGTSFMAKAFKGGRMEQIFISELADKAGNCFVTITSAFSMERGERALIRGTVKKHDERKGWARTQLNRVMILERKPVLEALPAPEPAQVERHEEELEYAAPMPGF, encoded by the coding sequence ATGACGACCGAAGCACAGCCCGACGATCCGACGCTTGGCGGCGAGGCCTGGTTCCTCGCGGATGGAACGCGCCACACCGGTGAAGTTTTCGAAACAGCCAGCGGAAAGCCGTTCGGCGAGGTCGAAGTTGATTGCCGAAGCTGCGGTGGCACAGGCAGATTTCGCTTCAACAAGCGCAGGCCCTGCCGGGTTTGCGATGGTGAGAAGGTCGTATTCGACCAGGCTCGCCTATACACCGAGGCGGAGATGGCAGCGAAGGAGTCGCGCCAGCGCAAGGCGGCCGCGACCCGTGAGAGCAAGCGTGTCGAGCGCGAAACGAATGCCTTGATCGGCCACCAGGCTTTCATCGACGCCAATCCCGAGCTCTGGGCGCGCATGCAGGCCAGCGACGACAAGTTCGTCCAGGATGTCTCGATGAAGTCGATTCAATGGGGCGGGTTGACGGAGGCCCAGCTCGACGCGGTGAGGAACACGTTCAAGCGCCAGGACGAAGAGAAGACGCTCTACGCAAACTCCGCACATGTTGGTGCTGTCGGCGATCGCATCGAGGTCGAGGTCGAATGCCGAGGCGGAACGAGCTTCATGGCAAAAGCGTTCAAAGGGGGCCGTATGGAGCAGATTTTCATCTCGGAATTGGCCGATAAAGCCGGGAACTGCTTCGTGACAATCACCTCTGCCTTCTCCATGGAGCGCGGCGAACGAGCGCTGATCCGAGGCACCGTGAAGAAGCATGACGAGCGCAAAGGCTGGGCTCGCACCCAGCTCAATAGGGTCATGATCCTGGAGCGCAAGCCGGTCCTCGAGGCGCTGCCGGCACCCGAGCCCGCACAGGTCGAGAGGCATGAAGAGGAGCTCGAATACGCCGCTCCGATGCCGGGCTTCTGA